From the genome of Mucilaginibacter paludis DSM 18603:
ATGGGGTATCGGCCTGAATCGCCGTTTCCATACTTAACGAAAACGTACCGGTAGCTTTTTTGATGGATACCGGGGCAGGTATGATGTTCAAATTAGGATTAGCATCCTGAGCGGTGGCAATAACAGTGCTTGTAGTGAAAATGAGCAGTAGAAAATATTTAATCATTGTAACCAATTAAGAGCAAAAACGTGAAGATAGCAGATTTTATAAACAAAAAGGGCTATTAGTTTATAAAATATTGCCAAAAGTGTCACACAAATGCAAATTTGGTAAAATGCTTAACAATTAAAAAGTTGAAATAGCAAAAAAAGTGGCAGAAGCATCAATGCTTCTGCCACAATATTATATCAACTGCAGATCATCCGAAAAACGGATGAAAAGAAACAATTATACGATGATCATGTGCTCTTTACCGGCCAGGTAGCGCTCGGCCTCAAGTGCTGCCATACATCCAGTTCCGGCAGCGGTGATAGCCTGGCGGAAAATATGGTCCTGGGCATCGCCGCAGGCAAAAACACCTTCTATATTGGTTTGAGTTGAATCGGGATGGGTGATGATATACCCGGTGGCATCCATATGGATCTGCCCCTTAAATATATCAGTATTAGGATGGTGGCCTATGGCTACAAAAAAGCCAGTCACATCTAATGTCCGTTCTTCCTGTGTTACGTTATTCAGTACCCTTACACCGGTTACATTTTGCCCGTCGCCAACAATTTCCTGAGTTTCAACATTGTAAATAATTTCGATGTTGGGTGTATGCATTACGCGGTGAACCATGGCTTTTGAGGCACGGAACTCATCGCGCCTAACCAGCATATATACTTTGCGGCAAAGCTTAGCCAGGTAGGTAGCCTCTTCGGCAGCGGTATCGCCTGCGCCAACAATAGCCACATCTTGCCCACGGAAAAAGAAACCATCGCAAACGGCACATGCAGAGACACCGAAGCCATTGTATTTTTGTTCGGAATCCAAACCCAGCCATTTAGCAGATGCACCAGTAGAAATAATTACGGTATCGGCCAAAATAGTTTTATTCTCGTCAACCACAACTTTATGTGGCAGCGCTGAAAAATCAACAGAACTTACATACCCAAAACGGATATCGGTACCAAAACGCTCGGCCTGTAAACGGAATTGCTCCATCATTTCGGGCCCTGTAATGCCGTCGGGATAACCCGGAAAATTTTCCACTTCGGTAGTTTGTGTTAACTGGCCACCAGCCAGCATACCGGTGTACAAAACGGGTTTAAGATCGGCACGGGCCGCATAAATTGCAGCAGTATAACCGGCAGGGCCTGAGCCAATGATAAGGCATTTAACGTGTTCTTGTTCTTGAGACATTCTATTCTATATTGTTGTGCAAATTTAGTTTTTTTGCCGCATTGATTCAATAGCTGATGGTCAGTAAAATGCCATTGTTTATGGAGGAGAAAGCAGGAGGCAAGAAGCGAGAAGCAGGAAGCAAATTGTGGGCGAGAGACAGGCGGCAGGATATAAGAAGCGAGAGGCAAGAATAGAGGTAACGGGATGAAGAACAAGGTAGTTGCCGCGCGGTTATTGATTTGACCTGTTAACGCAAAACCGTCATCAACACGATAAACGAAATCATAATCAACACAAGGCCTGCGTAAAATGAGCCAGAACCATTTGGCTTATAAGCCCCTTCATCAACCAGCGTTCTTTCAGGATTTCCAGGATCGTAAACAACGTTAAGCAATTGGCCAACAGTATAATTATGCAAATCCGTTAAATTATACCTTATCAGTTTTTTTTGACAATCAGCCGTCTCAAAGCTAATTTCAGCTTCGTAACAATCGTCACCTTTATCATTAATTTGAAGAATAACACCTGTAACCTTTCTTCCCTTCCTGAATAAACGTTTCCTATCGCGGTGATGCAACAGTCCCGAGCAAACAAGGCCTATTCCGGCTATTAACAATACTATTACCGTTTGCAATGGCATTTTAAATTACGACAGGCATTTCTAAAAACCCTGTGCATTTTTAACCTCTTAAACCCAAAATCAACAATCCTATCGAAACCAATATCAATACCGTGCCCACGCTTATAAACATGGGGCTTGTGGGTTTAGATCGCACATCATCCACTAAAAATCGCCCTGGGTTAAGCGGATCATAGATCACCTTTACAGCTTCACCCTCTTTATAACTCCATTTATTTCCGCCAACGCCGTAGGTTTCGGTTACCCAGTCGTCGTCGGCAGTTAAAAACCTCACTACCGGGTAGTAAATGGTGCTACGGCTATACCCATTATTAATCACCTGGACAATTACCCCCTCGGCCCGGATTCCTGAGCGGAGCAGGCTTCTGCGTTCATTACGCTTCAGGATCCCTATCAGCAAAACACCAAAGCCGATAGCAAATAACACCAGTACTGTTTCAATCGATTCCATCTTAGGTTTTGATTTAACGCCGGTATCGAACCTCCACTATAACCCGCAATACCGCTTTTAAATACGGCTTAAATTTAGTTATATTTCGTCAATTCCACCCGGTTACTTTATCAGTAATAAAGTATTAAATGGGAGGTCGAATTTCTCGTTGAAACATCCAAGCGGAAGTAAGTTAGCTTTGCTAAAAACCATTAAATTACTGATTATCAAACAAAAATATCCACCAAGCGTAATTGCAAAAATTTCAAAACCGGCCAACCGGAAGAAAACAGGGATGACGTTTGCACCTTACAGATTACCAACCACAGATAGAAAATGTGCGCAAAGGCCAGACTGCACGCCGGGCCAGGTGTTGGCCTGTGGGCGGAAGGATCGGGCAGTCTTGACTTTATTCACCCGTTGTTTGTTTTTTTAAGGTGTTCATGAGCTCCCTACGGTCGGTTTTTGGTTCTTTTTGTGTCAAGACAAAATTGCGATAGCAATCATTCACACCAAAAACAAACACCAGTGAATAACGAACAAAGCCCTTCCCGCGGCGTTTGAGCGGGCCGATGCTCTAAATTAAGAATACAGCATATTAGAGCAACAATATACCTATTGACAATCAACAACTTATATAATCCAAATCATAAGCCGCATTAAAAAACACATCGTGCAAGGCCATGCCACACGTCCTTCGACTACTGAGCCTGACGAAGTATCAGGATGACCGCTTGCGCGCACAAAAAAAGGACGTGTTATACTGAGTAAGGATCCGGCCCTAAATTAAGAATACTGATTTTCGAAAAAACAAAATACACTAATAATCAACAACTTAAAAAACGTCATTATAAATATTAAACCTTCTTTCTGTGGTATGAAATAACAAAGGAACGCCACTTGTAGCGGACCATACCGAGCTTCATTCCTCAGGTCTGTATCACCCCCACATTAAAAACCCTTTCAATAGGTGCGTGGTTAGCAGCTTCTATACCCATAGATATTACTTTACGGGTATCAAGCGGATCAATCACCCCGTCAACCCAAAGGCGGGCGGCGGCATAATAAGGGGTGGTTTGGGAGTTATAACGATCTGTTGTTTCTTTAAGCAATTCGTCTTCCTGTTCCTGGGTAACCACTTCGCCTTTGGCTTTCATGGATGATGCCTGCATTTGCACTAAAGTTTTTGCCGCCTGCGAACCGCCCATCACCGCTATTTTGGCCGATGGCCAGGCGTAGATCAATCGCGGATCATAAGCCTTACCACACATGGCATAATTACCTGCTCCGTAAGAGTTACCCACTACAACGGTAATTTTCGGCACTACCGAATTGGCTACAGCGTTTACCATTTTAGCACCATCCTTAATAATACCGCCTTGTTCCGAGCGGCTGCCTACCATAAAGCCGGTAACATCCTGTAAAAACACTAATGGAATTTTCTTCTGGTTACAATTCATGATGAACCGGGTAGCTTTATCTGCCGAGTCGGAGTAGATCACGCCGCCAAACTGCATCTCCCCTTTTTTTGATTTCAATATGGTACGCTGGTTAGCTACAATACCAACCGCCCAGCCATCCACACGGGCCAGCCCGCAAATAATGGACCGACCGTACAAGGCCTTGTATTCTTCAAACTCAGATTGATCAACCAGCCTTTTAATTACCTCTAACATATCGTAAGGCTTATCGCGGTTTTCGGGCAAAATACCATAGATATCTTGTTCATCCAATAAAGGCGCCGAGGGTTTGATGCGGTCAAAACCCGCTTTGGGCGTATCGCCTGTCATGCTCATGATCTTACGGATAGAATCCAGGCAAGCCTGGTCATTAGGATGCTTATAATCGGTAACGCCCGATATTTCGCAGTGCGTGGTAGCGCCGCCTAAAGTTTCGTTATCCACCTCCTCGCCTATGGCAGATTTAACCAGGTATGATCCCGCCAGGAAAACCGAACCTGTGCCATCTACAATCATGGCCTCGTCGCTCATAATGGGCAGATAAGCCCCCCCTGCCACGCACGAACCCATAATGGCGGCTATCTGGATAATGCCATGACTGCTCATCCAGGCATTATTGCGGAAAATGCGCCCAAAGTGTTCTTTATCCGGAAAGATCTCGTCCTGCAAAGGCAGGTATACGCCGGCTGAATCAACCAAGTAAATAATAGGCAAACGGTTTTCCATCGCAATTTCTTGCGCGCGAAGATTTTTTTTTGCCGTAATGGGGAACCAGGCCCCGGCCTTCACGGTAGCATCATTAGCCACAACAACACATGCCCTGCCGCTAACGTAACCAATACCGCATACTACACCGCCCGACGGGCAGCCACCATGCTCGGCATACATGCCATCGGCGGTAAACGCGCCAACTTCAAGCCAGGGTTTATCTTTATCAATTAAATAGCTAACCCGCTCACGCGCCAGCATTTTGCCTTTTTCCTTTTGTTTGGCAGCGGCTTTTTCGCCACCACCCTGGAATATTTTTTTGAGTTTGGTTTTAAGTTCATAAACCAATTGCTTATTAATATCTTCGTTCTTGTTAAATTCCAGGTTCATAATTGGGGTCAGTAGGATAAAATATAAAATTGCGTAAAATTATTGAGTTACTACAACCCCAATTTATCCTGCGTATTTGCACGGCTTTTCAATCACAAATGCCTTAAGTATTTCATTATTTACATCTTTTTAATAATTATAGTCGTATATTGATAAATTTATTGCCCTTTATTTGTTAAATTACTTACCGATGCTACTGACACACTCCGATCCGATTAGAAAAAACAATGTAAATATTACGGGTAATTTAAACTCGACATCAACATTAATCTTCGCCCATGGCTTCGGCACCGACCAAACTGCCTGGTTGCCCGTGATTGAAGCTTTTAAAAATGATCACCGAATAATCCTGTATGATAACGTTGGCGCCGGTAAAGCATTACCCGAAGCTTACAGCCCAAACAAATATAATAGCCTGCAAAGCTATGCTGATGACCTGACTAACATTTGCGAACGATTAAACATCAGCAACGCAATAATTGTAGCCCACTCCGTAAGCGCTATGATAGCCGTGCTTACGACCATCGGGTCGCCACAATTTTTCAAAAAAATGATATTAATCGGCGCCTCTCCCTGCTATCGTAATGATCCCGGTTATACCGGCGGGTTTGAGCAAAAAGACCTTGACGATTTATACCGGGCCATGGATACCAATTACTTTGCCTGGGTAAGCGGTTTTTCTTCCATGGCGATGGCTAACCCCGATCGCCCGGAGCTGGCTCAAAGTTTTGCCGACACCTTATCAGCCATCAGGCCGGATATTGCATTGGCAGTGGCTCGTGTAATTTTCCAATCGGATTGCAGGGAAAAGTTGCAAAAACTGGATAAAGAGACACTCCTGATCCAAACAAAAGAAGACATTGCCGTACCATTGCAGGTGGCCGAGTACCTGCACCGACATATTAGCAACAGCAAACTGATTATTGTGAATGCCAGTGGCCATTTTCCACATATCAGCGCTTCGCAAGAAATAGTCAACGCTATCCAACATTTTTTAATTGAATAAATTGAAGGCCGGGAATCAAATCAATTGGTTAAGGGAATCCCTTGATCTGCTGACTGCGATGTACGTGGTTAAGGAGGAGAAAGACAGGGTAAAGTTGTTTAAGCAAACACCCCGGCTGATCCAGAAACATGCGCATGCACATACCTCGGCTTTAATCCAGTTGGAAGATGATATCACATCCCGCGTATTGGCGGAGTATCCTACGGCCGTGCCCCCTGCTATTTACGATGCCTATTTAATTGGCTCGCTGGTATCAGAAAACCGGATAGCTGTAAAACAAGCTGAGGAGTTTGGCAACCAATTTAGTGGCCAATATGTATTTTTACCATTAAACGAAGCGCATTTTAAAGGTGCCCTGATACTTTATTGGAGTGCAGCCTTTGAGGTTGACGATTTAATAGCCGAATTTTTAAACCATGCCTGGGTAGCTTTAAGGGATGTAATATGCCTGATGCAAACCCAGTACGATATTGAAGAACTCAGTACCCGCTTTAACGCCATTATGGAAACCACCCCGCAAGGGATTGTTTTTGTTGACGATAGTGGTAAAGGGGCCTGGGTTAATAAACAGGCATCTCAAATTTTAGGTGTAAATAACGATAAAAACGAACCGCTTGCTATATCTATGGCGATGACCAGGTTACGTAGCGCCGCCATTAACCAGGAAGAAATTCAACGCGAAGGGATGAAACTGTTCAGCTCGCCTAACCAAAGCCTGCTCGACTGGAGATGGATTTTTGGCGATCCGGTTTCACTGGTGCTGAGCGTTTCCTGCACGCCTGTAGTGTCTGAAAATATCCGCGGCAGATTGTGGGCCTTTACCGATATTACTTCCTTGCATATCACAAACAGCCAATTAAGCGAACTGAATATTGAGCTTGACGAAAAAAGAAAAATAGCAGATGAGCAAAATCAGGCTAAGTCGGCTTTTTTAGCTAACATGAGCCACGAGATCCGCACGCCGATGAACGGAGTTATCGGGATGACCAGTTTATTGATAAGCACCTCGCTTACGGATGAGCAGCAGGATTATGTGGAAACGATCCGTATCAGCGGCGAAACTTTACTATCGCTAATCAATGATATCCTGGATTTTTCGAAAATCGAATCGGGTAAAATGGAATTGGAAACACAGCCATTCTCGTTAACATCAGTTATCGAAGAAACCTACGACCTGCTTACCGTTAAAGCCGACGAGAAGGGCCTTGATCTGCTATACCTGATAGATGCCGATGTACCATCAGAAATTATTGGCGATGTAACCCGCCTCAGGCAAATCCTGGTAAACCTGGTATCAAACGGTATCAAGTTTACAGAAAAAGGGGAAATATTGATCAGCATAGAACTGCTGGAAAAGGCTGGTAGTATTTACACACTTCAATTCAGCGTTAAGGATAGCGGTATAGGCATACCTCAAGACAAATTCCACCGCTTATTTCAAAGCTTTTCGCAGGTGGATTCCTCAACCACACGTAAGCACGGCGGAACTGGATTGGGCCTGGCCATTAGCCAGCGTTTAGTAGAAGCTATGCAGGGGAGCATCCGCGCCGAAAGCAAGTACGGAGAAGGCTCTTGTTTTATCTTCACCATCAAAGTTGAAGCAAGCGCACAGCTCAAGCAGTTCCAGAAAAGAGCTCCAGGAGAAGACGCGGTATTAAAAGGCAAAAAAGCACTGATACTTGACGATAACCTCACCAATCTTAAAATACTTAAAAAGCAATTTGAGTACTGGGAGATGGATGCCAGCATATTTAATCACCACGAACAGGCATTCCAAGCCATGCGTAATGAGCATTTTGACCTGGCCATCATTGATATGTTTATGCCCGAAAAAGACGGCATCGATGTTGCCCGCCTTATTAAAAGCACCTTTCCGGGTCAGAATATACCACTGATTTTGTTTAGCTCTGCAGGTTATATTACCATGCACAATACTCTTGATCATCAATTATTTGCGGCTATACTAAACAAACCGGTAAAGTATGAGCATATCAAGAAAACAATATTATCTGTTTTAGACAAAAACAATAAACTTTCACCGCTGGTGAACAAGTTGAACACGGGAGTTTATACTAAATCTTCGGCCATTAATATTTTAATAGCCGAAGATAACGACATCAACCAAAAATTAGTTCGCCGCGCTCTTGAAAAACTCGGCCTGCTAAGCGATTTAGTTTTTAACGGACTTGAAGTATTACATGCCGTTGAACAAAAAAATTACGACTTAATATTGATGGATGTGCAGATGCCCGAAATGGATGGCTACGAGGCAACAAGACTGGTAAGGAAAAAGTATGAGTCGGCCAGTATGCGACCGGTAATTATTGCCATGACAGCCAATGCCTTAACAGGCGATAAAGAAAGGGCGATGAGTGAAGGTATGGACGATTACATCAGTAAACCTTTTAAAATACACGACCTGAAAGAAAAAATAGACCAGTGGTTTCCTTACCTGGAGACCTTGCCTTAGTTAGGCACATAAATTAATTTATGTTGTAAAACAGCTACCACATAAGGTGTAAGCACTTTAACATCGTGCTCTATGTATAAAGGTATTTCTACCCAAACACCCGCCCCTGCTTCAAAAGCATCGTTGCCAATTGTACATTTACACCTGCCTATTAATATCAAAAAGCTCTCCAATATATCGGTATGCGTTTCCTCCGGTACATCTATTTTTGTTATAACCAGTGTCTGGTTAATCCTTTTGTCCTGGCGCAATAACTTAAATATCATATCACCGGCAGGCTCATTAGGTATCAGGTGCCTTACCGTATTCAGCCATGTACGGTGATCGGATTCCTGGTTTATTTCCGGCAGGTTATTCAAATCATACTGCTTATCCTCTTTAAATTCCAGGGAACTCATTATCCTGCCCTTCAAATCGTCATTTTCAACTTCAACCGCGTTTTGAATAGCCATTTGCTCCATAAAAAGCTCAACGCGCGTCAGCTCATCTTTCACTTCCGGATAAAGCATAGACATCTGGATCACAAAGGCCTGTTCCTCGGCCTTGAGTCCGCCAAGGCAGTATTCTTCCAAAATCCCGCTTTCAATAAATTCCTTTACGTTCATTCTATATGCTAAATGCCAATGCTCCAAAATGGCATTATGCACGTTTAATTTTTGTAGTTCAATGAAAAATAGCGCTTTTAAATTACCGGTGAAAAGTAATTCCGCAAAACCATCAAAAACAAATCTCATGAAGATTTATATTTCTAACAGATAAAAAGTTCAGCCCCGGAAGCGAAATACTATTTCATCAAATAAACAGGCCCTTACCTGTTGCTTTGATAACGAAGATAATTAATACTTGCCTATCGGCCAAACCACACCGCATCCAAAAGCAACACAACAGACTGATAAACAGAACCAAACAAACCCTATTAAAACCTATTGTAACTAATTTATTACCTCCAAACAAAACCTCACTTAGTTTTTACCCGAATACCTGCTACAATGCCGATTGTAGTTATGGGCATATTTTTGTTAAAATTGTAGATCTAATTTTATTAACTCCGTTCAACATGTTAAACAAAAAATCAATAACAGCATTGTTGCTTTTAACAATTGCGCTATGCTCATTTGTAGTACCGCAGAAACAAAACCTCAATATTGTTTTTATTGGCGATAGCATTACTCATGGTGCCCGCTTAAAGGATTTCACCATACAAGCCCCTCCTGTTTTTGCAACCGGCTATTTACAAAAGCAACCCGGCTTCGGCAATATCCAGTTTAGCAATCAAGGTGTCAGCGGATATACCACTGTTGATTTTTTGCCCGCTACCCACAAAGCCTACGCAAAGGTAATTGCCGCCGCAAATGCTTTTTATAATGATAAAGAAGCCACGCTGGTTTTCAGTATTATGCTGGGCACCAACGATAGCGCCATCAGCGGACCAAACGGCGCACCGGTATCGCCCCAAAATTACAAAGCAAACCTCAAAACTATTGCCGATAGTTTGCTGGCGCGATATCCTGAATGCAAAATCATCATTAACCGCCCCATATGG
Proteins encoded in this window:
- the trxB gene encoding thioredoxin-disulfide reductase, translating into MSQEQEHVKCLIIGSGPAGYTAAIYAARADLKPVLYTGMLAGGQLTQTTEVENFPGYPDGITGPEMMEQFRLQAERFGTDIRFGYVSSVDFSALPHKVVVDENKTILADTVIISTGASAKWLGLDSEQKYNGFGVSACAVCDGFFFRGQDVAIVGAGDTAAEEATYLAKLCRKVYMLVRRDEFRASKAMVHRVMHTPNIEIIYNVETQEIVGDGQNVTGVRVLNNVTQEERTLDVTGFFVAIGHHPNTDIFKGQIHMDATGYIITHPDSTQTNIEGVFACGDAQDHIFRQAITAAGTGCMAALEAERYLAGKEHMIIV
- a CDS encoding DUF3592 domain-containing protein; translation: MPLQTVIVLLIAGIGLVCSGLLHHRDRKRLFRKGRKVTGVILQINDKGDDCYEAEISFETADCQKKLIRYNLTDLHNYTVGQLLNVVYDPGNPERTLVDEGAYKPNGSGSFYAGLVLIMISFIVLMTVLR
- a CDS encoding DUF3592 domain-containing protein; the protein is MESIETVLVLFAIGFGVLLIGILKRNERRSLLRSGIRAEGVIVQVINNGYSRSTIYYPVVRFLTADDDWVTETYGVGGNKWSYKEGEAVKVIYDPLNPGRFLVDDVRSKPTSPMFISVGTVLILVSIGLLILGLRG
- a CDS encoding acyl-CoA carboxylase subunit beta — its product is MNLEFNKNEDINKQLVYELKTKLKKIFQGGGEKAAAKQKEKGKMLARERVSYLIDKDKPWLEVGAFTADGMYAEHGGCPSGGVVCGIGYVSGRACVVVANDATVKAGAWFPITAKKNLRAQEIAMENRLPIIYLVDSAGVYLPLQDEIFPDKEHFGRIFRNNAWMSSHGIIQIAAIMGSCVAGGAYLPIMSDEAMIVDGTGSVFLAGSYLVKSAIGEEVDNETLGGATTHCEISGVTDYKHPNDQACLDSIRKIMSMTGDTPKAGFDRIKPSAPLLDEQDIYGILPENRDKPYDMLEVIKRLVDQSEFEEYKALYGRSIICGLARVDGWAVGIVANQRTILKSKKGEMQFGGVIYSDSADKATRFIMNCNQKKIPLVFLQDVTGFMVGSRSEQGGIIKDGAKMVNAVANSVVPKITVVVGNSYGAGNYAMCGKAYDPRLIYAWPSAKIAVMGGSQAAKTLVQMQASSMKAKGEVVTQEQEDELLKETTDRYNSQTTPYYAAARLWVDGVIDPLDTRKVISMGIEAANHAPIERVFNVGVIQT
- a CDS encoding alpha/beta fold hydrolase; translated protein: MLLTHSDPIRKNNVNITGNLNSTSTLIFAHGFGTDQTAWLPVIEAFKNDHRIILYDNVGAGKALPEAYSPNKYNSLQSYADDLTNICERLNISNAIIVAHSVSAMIAVLTTIGSPQFFKKMILIGASPCYRNDPGYTGGFEQKDLDDLYRAMDTNYFAWVSGFSSMAMANPDRPELAQSFADTLSAIRPDIALAVARVIFQSDCREKLQKLDKETLLIQTKEDIAVPLQVAEYLHRHISNSKLIIVNASGHFPHISASQEIVNAIQHFLIE
- a CDS encoding PAS domain-containing hybrid sensor histidine kinase/response regulator translates to MNKLKAGNQINWLRESLDLLTAMYVVKEEKDRVKLFKQTPRLIQKHAHAHTSALIQLEDDITSRVLAEYPTAVPPAIYDAYLIGSLVSENRIAVKQAEEFGNQFSGQYVFLPLNEAHFKGALILYWSAAFEVDDLIAEFLNHAWVALRDVICLMQTQYDIEELSTRFNAIMETTPQGIVFVDDSGKGAWVNKQASQILGVNNDKNEPLAISMAMTRLRSAAINQEEIQREGMKLFSSPNQSLLDWRWIFGDPVSLVLSVSCTPVVSENIRGRLWAFTDITSLHITNSQLSELNIELDEKRKIADEQNQAKSAFLANMSHEIRTPMNGVIGMTSLLISTSLTDEQQDYVETIRISGETLLSLINDILDFSKIESGKMELETQPFSLTSVIEETYDLLTVKADEKGLDLLYLIDADVPSEIIGDVTRLRQILVNLVSNGIKFTEKGEILISIELLEKAGSIYTLQFSVKDSGIGIPQDKFHRLFQSFSQVDSSTTRKHGGTGLGLAISQRLVEAMQGSIRAESKYGEGSCFIFTIKVEASAQLKQFQKRAPGEDAVLKGKKALILDDNLTNLKILKKQFEYWEMDASIFNHHEQAFQAMRNEHFDLAIIDMFMPEKDGIDVARLIKSTFPGQNIPLILFSSAGYITMHNTLDHQLFAAILNKPVKYEHIKKTILSVLDKNNKLSPLVNKLNTGVYTKSSAINILIAEDNDINQKLVRRALEKLGLLSDLVFNGLEVLHAVEQKNYDLILMDVQMPEMDGYEATRLVRKKYESASMRPVIIAMTANALTGDKERAMSEGMDDYISKPFKIHDLKEKIDQWFPYLETLP
- a CDS encoding GDSL-type esterase/lipase family protein yields the protein MLNKKSITALLLLTIALCSFVVPQKQNLNIVFIGDSITHGARLKDFTIQAPPVFATGYLQKQPGFGNIQFSNQGVSGYTTVDFLPATHKAYAKVIAAANAFYNDKEATLVFSIMLGTNDSAISGPNGAPVSPQNYKANLKTIADSLLARYPECKIIINRPIWYSTNTANGHSTYMQEGLARLQSYFAEIDALIREYKSTHPKHVLRGDKAGFKYFEKNYLTDLGDEKGPHGTFYLHPNPKGAIALGNMWGKAIARALN